The window TCCAAAGGAAACAGAGAACGTCCCTCCCATCTAAACCTAAACTGAGTTTAATCGCCAGCTCATGATTGGTTCTCTCTGTAGGTCTGCTGTGTAATCGGTATGCTAATGATGGAGAGAAGGACAGTCGAGAAGATGTATTAGCATGCAAATCACACATTAaagaatttattcaaattagaTCTTAAATGTCATGCCGCAGCCCCCCTAAACTCTGACACAAAGCACACAGCGCTCTTTATTAGGTACTCTGTATTCTTATACCTATGTCTTGTGAGACATTACAAGGTTCTCAAATAGTGGCTCTATTCAATGGGATACGTTGTCATGTTCCTCTGAGAGGAAAGTTTAAGAGGAACAACGGGGTGGGCCAGGCTGCTGAATGAAGCCTTGTGTCTCTGCTTTCCACTCGTGTTAATGTTGCTGCTCCGGAGGACTAATTAATATGATGGATGTTTGTGACCAAGAGGCACAATATTTGAAAGCAGAACTTGGGATTTTGGGAAAACTGAGAAAAAAGGACACAGATCTTGAAATAAATCACTGATTTAGAATAAAATGTGCAGCACACAGAGCTGGTGTAATAGTTTACTCCGGTGgatttttacttaaattgaTGAATATATAGGATCCAAATAAGGAAAATGTGCCATAAATTACTCAttctcaggccatccaagatgtagatgattATGTTTCTGGATTTGgaaaaatttagcattacatcacttgctcaccaacggatcggtgaatgggtgccgtcagaatgagagtccacaCAGCTGATAAATTACTATAGACTAAGTAGTCCACAGGACTCAAGTCTATCAGTCTTAAAGTAAAAAGCTAATATGTAGCTTATAGGTGTAAGGTACAAAGATATAGGCTACCTTTTAGATTTTGtaatttcataaaatgaatagcatacattaaatgcaatatGTAGCCTAAGTGAACTGGAATTGTTACACTAATGCcggtaacattttattaatctgctaattatttttaagcaaaagtGTGATGCGTTTAGAATTTTAATTCGAGGGACAAAATCCGTGTAAAGTTTTGAATAAGGTGTTTGAACCAAGCCAATATAGCACTGCATTATTCAAAAAGGAATATGACatcatataaatattagcaaaaaGGCCGTCTTTGTTTCGTCCGATGATGTAGCTATTATTGCTCGACTCGAATGAAGAGGACCGTTGACACGTAAATATCGGCAAGATTTGCGCATGTAAGCCGCAAAAGTGTCGGAGGCTCTGTGCATAGGCAAATTACATCATGCGTGGAAATTTTATGTGCGCCTTCACTCCACCTCTCATTCCCTAGCCCCCCTTTTCAGCCCCTGTTCAGTTAAAGTATTTCCCCTGTGAACAGAGTTTCTTTCTGCTTCTCAATCTTCTGCCAGAAGCTCTGAACTTTACTTGCTCACGCGACACTTTTATTACGCGCGCGCCATCAGAGAGCCGGAAAGCATCTGCAATCAAGGAATATAGGAGTTCGAGAGGGACGCCGCATCATACAGGTGAAGTACGGCTTGGCTTTCTTTATGGTGATGGTTTCTCGCTGGCTATACAGGTGAGCGCTGTCACTGCAGATCTGGCTTAATTGCATGGAGCCAAATGTTCAGGGTGGATAATGGTTCAAATCCTGTGAGATCGCGCGCCAAAGGCTGTGAATCTCCTGTCATTCTTTGAAACTGTGCTGATGTTAAGCGCTAAAATGTCTGACAGAGTAAGGTGAATCAGATTTGGAAAGGTGAGCATTTGGAGCATTATAGGTGTTTTTGCTGGTTGTGGTTGACGAATGTTAATATGAATggtaataatcataataaatgtgaaaaattgcCACAAATGACCGTTAGACAAACGTTACGTTTTAAATAACGACTGAGGGCGGTTTTGCAATAGGACCTACGTCAGATACCTTTGTCTTAACTGAGTTGAATTAAAGATCATTTTGTCATCTCATATAGTTATATGCttatattatatgattaatTACAGAGAAACACGGTTTATAGTTTAATATCTTCTTTAGAGGCTGTTGTTTTACGTAGCTTTCCTGACCTGAAGTGACAAATAACTCTCAATTTAACTTTTAGAAAAAGTGTCCCTATACCCttaaaaaaggtaatattaTGTATCATTTATTAAGGCACAAATATTTTGCCTGTACAGAGACGTCCActaaaaagttttcttttattatttcttctgGATACCGTATTGCCTTAAAGTATCTGCTGAAGCTGCTATTGCAGATGAAATGTTCTGTCTTTAGCTCTTTCCAACATTGTCCAAAAGATGTTTTCCATTTAACTGATTCTTCCTACTCCTATAATGTCACTGGCTATGTGAAATGGCTCTATGAATGACAAGATCGTCGatgaaatgcatcaaaatgtatatgtttcAACCATTGCATTGTTTGTGCCATGCTCACAAACTGTACATGATCAGGCATAGAAATAAAGCACACTGTAGTGACATATTAGTATGTTCATCTCACATACCGTATATTGTTGTTGACCCTTTGGCATCCACATGTTGTTCTAAGAGTTGCTTAAAAGTAATGTGAGCATATTCGGTGTCTGTAGGGATTATACTGAGTTTACCTGTTGCAATATTAAATGATGATGTCATTTAACTCGCACTATATGTGACTTACTGTACACTTATTATAGgaacaatgttgtttttaaatctctGTTTCATGTGTTGTTTGCTGAGTTTTACAGGAACACGCACAGCTTTTAATGTTTAACGTTTGAGCaatgattcatattttcatGAGCCTTTTATCTTTCTATGACCTTCTAAATCTTGAATAATTTCAATTTAAGCTTTAACTGGGACAAACGCTGCAGTTTAAGATGGActtaaaaggagaaaaaaaaattaaatcaacacATAAGCCATTAAGCCCTTTTCCCATGAAACCAACTTTGGCAACTGATTTTATCTTATCTGTCTTTTTCCTTTGTGCATTCTCTAAACACAGTCCAGAGCACTTTAACAAAAACACTGCACACATTTTCCAAATAGCTTAATTGTTTTTCAgtgctttttataaaatgacataatacTTCAAAATAGATTTAACATAATTTGTTTTGCTATAGCAGTTCGAGGGAGCTCATACATTAAAAATGGCCTGTTGTCACAGAGTGTAAGCATGTatgcttgctttcttttttttcgtgTTGTTTGCTTTACAAGATTAGATTCGGGTTGAACTAGAAGGAGAGGTGGGTGAGGACAAACTCGATATGGAATAGTGTAAAAAAAGCTCTAGTTTAACTAGCTATGAATAAACGGCTCTCTGCTCTAGCAGTATGTGTAGATAAGTCTATGCACGGGAAGCGCTGTTGAATGCTTTGCAGGaagtcaaataaatatagcGTCACCTCTAAAACCGGGCCAACACTGGCAAAGATTTCTAAATGATGTATGAAGCAAgggcaaacatttaaaattcctTTTCCCCAATCTCTGTGAACTAGAAGAACAGCATATCTCTTTCTATCCATGCACGGCGGACATTCAGTAATTAACGGTAAATTAATCCCCAAACCGCCTGGTGCAGATACGACCAGCTTGTACTGGCATGAGAACTGTACTGTTGCTGTGGTAATTTTGGGAACGGAAAATTACATGTTGGTTTTCTCTTTCAAAAACCTCTTATTTTACCAAGCCTTTGTTATGAACTTGGAAAACCACATTTGCTCCATCTGATACAGTATATGCTGTCAGAATAAAATCTTTTAAGCGAAGCACAGTATAAAAGTCACCTTCTACTGGATGTTACGCTTAGTGTAATGGTTGTTGCtgaatatatatgcaaatatgatGGTCATAACGTTCTGTTAAACGTTTAGGTGAACGATGCTGTCCTTGCTTGTGCTGAGCTTGTGGGTCTTCTCAGCCACAGCGTCTTTCGATTACGTTTACACTGGTGCGTATTCACTGTGTAAATTACTAATTGAAATGGCTAATTATCTTGAAAAACCTCATAACCTGTATATGTTACCACAGAGCCTGAAAGCACACTGAGCGTCAGCATACCCAATGAGCTTCCTCTCCGGCCTCTGTTGGGTGACACATTAGTTCTGCCCTGCTACTTCCAGGACAACACAGTCAATGACCCCGGTGCCCCCACCATCGCCCCTTTGTCTCACCGGATCAAATGGAGCCTGGTCACCAAAGAAAAGACCACAAACCTCTTAGTGGCATCTGAAGGAGTAGTAAGCATCGACAAAAGGTATCTGGATAGGATCACCATGGTTCAGTACCCAATGACACCCACAGACGCCTCCATTAAGATCACTGAGCTCCATTCCAATGAATCAGGAGTGTACCGCTGTGAAGTTATGAACGGGATAGAGGACGGTCATGATATTGTTGACGTTCAAGTTCAAGGTACTGTTTGCGAGAATccttaaagaaaatatataaagttatatgtatgtgtgtgctttttttttctctcagaaatgTGCCATagatgtacttttatttttgcttaggTATTGTTTTCCACTATCGTGCCATCACCACACGATATACCCTTAACTTTGAGAAGGCCAAGGCAGCCTGCATTCAAAACAGTGCAGTGATTGCTACTCCAGAGCAACTCCAAGCAGCTTACGATGAGGGTTTCCATCAGTGTGATGCTGGCTGGCTCGCAGATCAGACCGTCAGGTCGGTTACCTTTAATGTAAACAATCCTGTTAAATTGACTGTAAAACTGGCTGTGGTGTCCAGAAACTAAACTAGATGGCATGTGGGTGgatgtatattttacaaattctgCACATCACGTaatgtgaataatatatattagtctACTTGAAAACCTTGAAAATACACAGATAATAACAGAGGTAGTTCAATAAAAAGCCACATAATGTATTGTAAGTGGACAATGGTTTTATGTAAATGATGCACAGGACAAATTACATTAACTAGATAACAAACATTAACTAGATAACAGAAAGTATAACACAAAACACCCTAAAGGCCCGTTGAATGAAAATTAGCCTCCATACCAGCGTATGATGAAAAGAGTTACTTTACAGTTACTTTACCACTTTGACTTGGTCGCATCAAAGCTGTGTGGGAGCGGAGTCGGTGTGGGGGAAAACAGTCCTTTCCCCCTCATTGGAAAAGCCAGAAGTGTTTAACCAGAATAgtctacataaaataatttctgcCATTCAATGGAACAAGACTTGTATTGGGTCGGACTCTCTGTATCTAAGAGACCGACCAAATACGAcgattaaataatattatgaaaatatcccAACACGGTTACTGTAGGTAAACCAtggtaaaaacaaattaaatgttttacactAACCATAGTTTAAACCTTGTATTTGAACTGTGTATATAAAGGTTACAACTGGTGTTAAAAATGCCCCAAAACACAACATAGCCTACTTTTACTATTGTTGATTTTGGTAAGGGATGGGTATAATAGTATGTATGATCTAAATCATAAAAACCCAATATTaagaatatactgtatttttaaaatgtataagaaAAATGTGATGAAAGTACTGTCATTTGTTGTGGAATAAAGGTACCCTATTCATGATCCTCGTGAGGCTTGTTATGGAGACAAGTATGAACTTCCAGGAGTGAGGACATATGGATTAAGAGATACGAATGAGACGTATGACGTGTACTGCTTTGCTGAGAACATGACAGGTACTTGTTTGAGATGGCAAAGAACTAAATGCCTTCTTTGAAGAACATTGAAATGCTAAAAAACGTTCCATTTCATCTCACAGGAAAAGTGTTCCACACTACTGCTCCTAGCAAATTCACTTTTGAGGAGGCAGAAGCTGAGTGTGCGAAGCTGGGTGCCAAGTTGTCCACCACAGGACAGCTGTACCTGGCATGGAAGGGTGGTATGGATGTTTGTAATGCAGGCTGGCTGGCGGACCGGAGTGTCCGTTACCCCATCAACATCGCCCGACCGCAGTGTGGGGGTGGCCTGCTGGGAGTGCGTACCGTCTATCTGTTTCCCAATCAGACTGGCTACCCTCTCTCAGACTCCCGCTATGATGCATTTTGCTACTCTGGTACAAATATGTGTTATTTGATTGTCTTATTGGCGTTGATACACAATAACGTGTGTTCAATAGCTAGTGCTAATTGATCAGGTACTGACGGGTATATGTTGTTCATGTATTGTAATCTAGAAACGGGTGAAGAAGGTTCTGGGGTAGAAGAGCCCACAGAAGGCAGTGGTGTCCTGAGCGTGAGCACGATCACAGAAAGCCCCCAGGTCTTTTTAAAGCCCACCTCCACAGAAAGTGAACTACAAGGAAAAGTTGTAACATACAAGCCATCGGTGACCACTAGTGTCGAGTTCCCATATACTGCACTAAATATTTCCCAGATGCCCCTTTCACCACCCCCCAGCTCTGTGGACACTGTGGAAGGGGTCACTGATAGGACTGATCTCACCTCTGATTTATCCCATGTGAATGAAACTAAAGCTATCATGTCTGCGACAGGTATGTATCAGTATGagaacaatacagtaaaaatggtaacactttacaataaggtgtcatttgttaatcaACAATACATTTAGTTTATGTTAGCTCACTAACTAAttagtgcattaactaatgttaacaaacagaacttctgattttattaatgcattatcaaatgctgaaattagcaaaAGCTAGTTAGTAAAATGCATATacgctgtagaagtattgtttattgtttgttcatgttaactaattttaactaacggaccttattgtaaagtgttaccataaaaatgaatgtgaagctttattgtgtttttttttgtgattgacATATGCATGTATTGACTGAATAATAACCATAATGCATGGTTAATGTTAATatgttgattattatttattctttttgtatCCCATTCATGGCAGTTTAATCATGGTGTTAAATCaggaaaaaatcttttaaaagtttttatgtaTTGACATCAGTAACAATGTATTTACATCGCAGCCACAGTGAACAAAGATGCTGAATTAGACGAATACatttagtatattaaaatggaGTAACAGCTCCAACagtaaaatcaaaacattttaaaaactagatttttttaatctagcAGACAATGTAAATTGCATGTAAGAATCTTGCAAtggagtaaatgtttttttattacaaaaaacgCAATTAAGCATTTCAGatgttaaacatatttaactTAGATCAATTTGTTGACACCTATCGTTAATTAATTGTTACTAATTGCCTCTGCAGGGGTGGTCTTCCTTTATCGTGAAAGTTCCGGTCGTTATGCTTTTGACTTTGCCGAGGCTCAACTGGCATGTCAGAGCATTGGTGCAGTCATTGCCAGTGCCCAGCAACTGCAGGCAGCCTATGAGTCTGGTTACCATCAATGTGACGCCGGCTGGCTGTTAGATCAGACTGTCAGGTCCGATTCATTGCACAATTATAACATTATGGTGAAATGTTCAATTATGTGTTCAATTATATTTCAACTTTTGaagtgtttcattttatttgatgaattacaGTGTAGACTTACTGGAATTATCTGCCTCGTACTGCAAGAAAATCTGTTTtcaaatgtatgtaaattaCGGTTATGCAGGTATCCCATTGTGTCTCCACGTGAGAAATGCTCTGGTGATTTGGAACATGTTCCTGGTGTGAGGTCTTATGGACTACGTTCTGCTGATGAACGCTATGATGTATACTGCTATGTGGACAAATTACGGGGTAAGAGGCtctacataaatgcatataaaatatatatatatatatatatatatatatatatatatatataacttttattttacatttcttagagtgaaagaaaacaaaaaaaaaaaattaaatgctgcaTTCTCtcatggaaaaaataataattttgaatcaCTCTCCGTGTTCACATTTACAGGGGAAATTGTCTATGCAAGTTCATTCGAGGGATTCACTTATGGTGAGGCAGTGGCTTACTGCCAGAGTAAGAATGCCTCCTTAGCCTCCACAGGAGACCTATATGCTGCTTGGAAGCAGGGCTTTGATAAGTGCCGTGCTGGGTGGCTTCTTGACCGCAGTGTACGTTACTCCATCAATAACCCGCGGCAGCAGTGTGGTGGAGGAAAGGCTGGAGTTCACACAGTTTACAAGTTTCCCAACCAGACTGGCTCTCCTGACCTGCACTCCAAATTTGATGCATACTGCATTAAGGGTAAATGCATCTACAGTGTAGTTATATACAGGTCATACATTTTAggttcttttaaatgtaaaagtctttaGATATATTCTTATTCTTTAcatatttgacctttttttctaCATATAGTGGATCTGGATCTGTCTCTGAATGAAAGTGAACCAAATATGACGGTGACAGAGGAAAATATAGTGAGCGTGACATCTCTCCCGGCTCTTCTCAAACCTGGTAATATATTGATACATATATGAGTcagtaacaaaaaaagacagaaacaactgcataattaatttgaataatctgaataatatgcagaaaatatatttttgtgatatttgatattacatttactcatttagcagacacagtTTTAGCAATGTAGTCATAGAAATTCAGCTCATCATCAAACTCCAAAGTTTCTGGCTAATTttgaaggagttatggttgTTGAGCATGACTGGAAGGTGAAAGTGATGGGTGAAATGATGGGTTTGTTGAAACTACAAGTAGTTCTGTCTTAGCTAGGTTAAGTTGAAGGTGATGGTCCATCCTCCAGCAAGAAATTTTTGTTAGTCATGCTGAGATGTGAGCAGCTATCGTTGGATCATCAAGATGTTGATATTACTGAATGACAGAACCTAGTGATACCTTGTAGATAAAAGGGAGAGGAGTTgtccaataaataataaacctcagttgtacattttaaaacattctcagaCCTCAGTGATGAAATGAAAAGGCATCATGCCACAGACTAAAAGGCTTCAGTCACTGGACAAAACGGTATTGTCATTCAGACTGAGAGGCTTCAGGGCTTcaagttttaaaatacaattttagatGGAAATTAGACCAACACCTTGATCGTGTTATGATCTTTTCTGTCAGGCACCGCTCAATATAAGCCAGTGTCACCATAAAATATTCTGTGGATCGTTTTTTTGAACTGATTCATTGAAACTACAATTGAAAGAACAAATCAAGAAATAAATCACTCTTCTAATCTAATTTTTGTAAACATGAGAGCGGcgaatttaaatgaaaatgtaaaaatgaaaataataatgttttatcttACAACTCTCGTAATCGCGACATTTAGTGAACGTAAGGGAGGCAAGTGCTTTTCTAATAGAAGATGACTGGAAAGGTTTTCTGCCTCGGACAGTCTAGAGAAGGATATGAAGGAGTTTATGTTTGCTGGTAAGACAATTTGTGGTGTGGAGTATTTTGCAATGAGGTTTGTAATTGTATTAATGAAGAATGGCAAacaatttattacataaaatgcttaaaatatatcttaaagtaattcataaatattatttgagaAATCACAGCCAAATTGTCTGATCAGTGaacatttaatgatattttatgaGGCTCTGGAAAGGTCCTCTTATTTCcggattaattacattttccgGATGTTTATCATCTTCATTTTCTGACTCCTCCCAAAATGTCAGGATCACCCAACAATGGAAATGTACACTCATCTGGTACCATCATCTGACcccaaacttgtatgactttctttcttctgagaaaaacaaaagaagatattttaaagaatgttggtaaccataATTGCCTTATATTTTATAGACCAAAAGCagagatttcaaaataaaatcatacagaTCTATTattacatgagggtgagtaaatgatgtcagaatTTAGAATTTAGTAGAACTTTAGAATTTAGTAGAACTAtcccatgtatttttttatatattctagtGTTGATTTTGAAGTGTTCATTTATTAGAATCTATAGTATCTTAGAttctgtgtgtatctgtgtttcCTCAGAAGaagctactactactactatctCTGAGGAACACTCTGAATCTGGTGCATCTGGGGACAGTGGCATCGATAATCAGTTGAGCAGTGGGAGCGGGGATCAGCCGAGTGGGTCACCTGCTTCAAGCGGAGACTCTTCTGGAGCTAGTGGCACCGATGATCTGTTAAGCAGTGGAAGCGGAGACCAGCCGAGTGGCTCACCTGTTTCAAGTGGCGACACTTCTGGGGCCAGTGGCTTTGACAGTCTGTCAGGCAGTGGAAGCGGGGATCAGCCGAGTGGGTCACCTGTTTCAAGTGGAGACTCTTCTGGGGTCAGTGCCATTGACAGTCTGTCAGGCAGTGGAAGTGGGGATCATCTGAGTGGGTCATTTGTTTCAAGTGGAGATTCTTCTGCAATCAGTGGCACTGATGATCTTTTCAGCAGTGGAAGCGGAGATCAGCTGAGTGGGTCTTTTGTTACAAGTGGAGACTCCTCTGTGGCCAGTGGGAGTGGGGATCTGCCAAGTGGGTCTGGAGGTTCTTCAGGATCTGGCAGTGGCTTAGATATCCTAGTGACCTTTTCAGGAAGTGACTCCATTTTATCAGGAGTTGGATCAGCTTCAGAAAGACCAGAGGAAGCTGGGGAAGCAGGCCCAGAGATCCTCACCTTTCCCTTTGGTCAGGGCTCAGGGCTCTTTGGATTGGACACCTCTGGATCTGGATCAGGAAGTGGGTCAGGATATAGCTCTGAAGAGAGTGGATCTACCTCCGATTTTTCCAGCAGCTCAGGAGAAAGCGATGAGAGTGGAGACCTTTCTGGCATCTCCTCAGGATCAGGTTCTAGTGAGGAATCCTCAGGATTCAGCGGCTTCCCATCAGGATTTTTTCCCTCTGGAGGATCCAGTagcatttcatttattgatggCAGTGGTGACATCATGGTGGAAAACCCTTGGGTGCAGGTGTCCACTGCTCAAGAGCTGGAGAGAAGCCATGTGGATTTCAGTGGTTCAGGACATATCTCAGGGTCTGGGGTGAGCATTGATATCTCTGGGATGAGTGGTGATACCTCTGGGATGAGTGGTGATATCTCTGGGATGAGTGGTGATATCTCTGGGATGAGCGGTGATATCTCTGGGATGAGCGGTGATATCTCTGGGATGAGTGGTGATGCATCTGGAGTTAGCGGTGTCCGCAGTAGCTCTGGAAATGGTTTAGAGTTTTCTAGTCTGACATTTTTGGGATCGGGCTTCATTGATCTAACAGAGCAACCTCATGAGCAGGAAGCTTCTGGACTTTTGCTGTTTGGGTCTGGTGAGGGAAGTGGATTTACATCTGGAGGCTATGCCATTGAATCAGGGGAAAGATCAGGGGAATCAGCTAGTGGTGATATCATCTTCTTCTCCAATAATGGAATGGTGGAAATGTCCAACAAGCCCTTCCAAGGCATGGAGCTAGGACGGGGGGAGGTGGAGTACAGTGGCACCGTCAGGTTGTCCTCAGGGAGTGGAGAGGGTCAAAGTGCCTTTGCTAGTGGACAAGAACATGAATGGATCCCAGTTACTGAAAATACAGCAACAGTAATCACCACTGATACTCCTTTAGATGTACTACATGCTCAAGGGCCATCTGGCCTGTACAGTGATGCTGCAGGACCTCCATTGTCAGAACCAGAGGGAATCCTGAGTAAACTTGACACTTTTACTTCTGCAGCTTTGTCTTCCACCACAGAACCTACTTCTTTACAGAGCCCATTTGTCACGGAAGGACTTGTTGGAAATGGTGAGATTCCTTTTGCataaaatttgttaaaatacaGAACAAAGATACATGACAAGTTTCTTATACGTTACTGTATagtattaatgattttttatgtatcatatataacatttttcatattgccTATTTGTTATCATTCACAGCATGAAAGTAATGGTGGCTCATTTGTAGATTTTCAactcttgagaaaaaaaatcctttttattatggtttttcATTGTGCCTTTtgctctgtttctttctcaaaaaTCATAATAGCTTCTCTTAACCCGTGTGAACCCAACCCTTGCGGAGCTGGGGTGTGTTTGGTGAAGGATGGAGTCAGCATTTGTCACTGTCCACCTGGACTGCATGGAAAAGAGTGCCAGTTTGGTGAGTCAGATTGAATTGACTCAGTTATTGAATCATTCACATAATATTGGACCTTTTTATAaacattcttattattaatagccATCCTGTTTAGCTTTAACAGCTGTTGCTGCTTTTTAGGCTCCTAGTTGGgttcaaatgaatcaaattatTATCTCTAAGTGTCTCactgttttgcattttcttttcagtttgcTCTTGCCTGATTAATGTCCTTACAGTCCATTTTACAGGTTAtgtggcatgtgtgtgtggttaaGTACTTCTCAACCTACTCAGCTCTTGTGTCCTGATGTCTTTTCAGTGACTGTTCacctgtgttgtttttgttcagcTGTGCCTTTGCTGCAGTCTGGTTTAATCAGCACGCCTGCTAACACCTGGTACATGCTCATACTTCTTGTCCATCTTCATATGAATCTGAACTCAAAATTCTGCTTCCGTTTCTAGTACTGTAAGATTGCTCATCTGCTCACCACGTGGTGAGAGGCTAATAACTGATCCCAGGTCAGCACTCCTACAGCGACTGCAACTGACTCTGATCTCTCCTTCAATTTACCACAATTTACTGAGTGTCTCTTCTCAGCTTATCTAAATATTGATGGTATAATTATGCAAGAGATTAATTTCGAAGCAGCTTCAAGAGTTCTGATTCAATGATTCTCTCTGCCAAGCTTGGCCTTCCTCAGGGCATCTTCATAGTAGTCAGCTTTAATTGCTAAACGTTTATTTGCAGAGGTTGATGTTTGCCATTCAAACCCTTGCGCCAATGGAGCCACCTGTGTGGAGGTGGAGGAGAGTTTCAAATGCTTATGTCTGCCCAGCTACGAAGGAGTCCGCTGTGAGATTGGTATGAGGCTGCTTCAGCTAATTCTACTAACggtctttcaaaaacaacctTAAAGGTGACACACAGCTAGATGTTGCTGTAGTGGAATGAAAGTCCCTGGAAAAGGGACACCTATGTGTGTCAAGTAGGGATTGGTGAGGGGTGTTTGTGTGAGTTTTGCCTGTCCATATGGAAATCTGTTGCAATTAAACATCAGTGTCATTTAGGGTGCAAAGATGcacttactgtaaaaatataggACAAACTATAACCATTTAGCAAGACATGGAAAGCAAAGGCATTTAGACAGGAAAGGTCTGTggtaaaagaaaatgttcatattttccATCTAAG is drawn from Puntigrus tetrazona isolate hp1 chromosome 7, ASM1883169v1, whole genome shotgun sequence and contains these coding sequences:
- the acana gene encoding aggrecan core protein isoform X2; protein product: MLSLLVLSLWVFSATASFDYVYTEPESTLSVSIPNELPLRPLLGDTLVLPCYFQDNTVNDPGAPTIAPLSHRIKWSLVTKEKTTNLLVASEGVVSIDKRYLDRITMVQYPMTPTDASIKITELHSNESGVYRCEVMNGIEDGHDIVDVQVQGIVFHYRAITTRYTLNFEKAKAACIQNSAVIATPEQLQAAYDEGFHQCDAGWLADQTVRYPIHDPREACYGDKYELPGVRTYGLRDTNETYDVYCFAENMTGKVFHTTAPSKFTFEEAEAECAKLGAKLSTTGQLYLAWKGGMDVCNAGWLADRSVRYPINIARPQCGGGLLGVRTVYLFPNQTGYPLSDSRYDAFCYSETGEEGSGVEEPTEGSGVLSVSTITESPQVFLKPTSTESELQGKVVTYKPSVTTSVEFPYTALNISQMPLSPPPSSVDTVEGVTDRTDLTSDLSHVNETKAIMSATGVVFLYRESSGRYAFDFAEAQLACQSIGAVIASAQQLQAAYESGYHQCDAGWLLDQTVRYPIVSPREKCSGDLEHVPGVRSYGLRSADERYDVYCYVDKLRGEIVYASSFEGFTYGEAVAYCQSKNASLASTGDLYAAWKQGFDKCRAGWLLDRSVRYSINNPRQQCGGGKAGVHTVYKFPNQTGSPDLHSKFDAYCIKVDLDLSLNESEPNMTVTEENIVSVTSLPALLKPEATTTTISEEHSESGASGDSGIDNQLSSGSGDQPSGSPASSGDSSGASGTDDLLSSGSGDQPSGSPVSSGDTSGASGFDSLSGSGSGDQPSGSPVSSGDSSGVSAIDSLSGSGSGDHLSGSFVSSGDSSAISGTDDLFSSGSGDQLSGSFVTSGDSSVASGSGDLPSGSGGSSGSGSGLDILVTFSGSDSILSGVGSASERPEEAGEAGPEILTFPFGQGSGLFGLDTSGSGSGSGSGYSSEESGSTSDFSSSSGESDESGDLSGISSGSGSSEESSGFSGFPSGFFPSGGSSSISFIDGSGDIMVENPWVQVSTAQELERSHVDFSGSGHISGSGVSIDISGMSGDTSGMSGDISGMSGDISGMSGDISGMSGDISGMSGDASGVSGVRSSSGNGLEFSSLTFLGSGFIDLTEQPHEQEASGLLLFGSGEGSGFTSGGYAIESGERSGESASGDIIFFSNNGMVEMSNKPFQGMELGRGEVEYSGTVRLSSGSGEGQSAFASGQEHEWIPVTENTATVITTDTPLDVLHAQGPSGLYSDAAGPPLSEPEGILSKLDTFTSAALSSTTEPTSLQSPFVTEGLVGNASLNPCEPNPCGAGVCLVKDGVSICHCPPGLHGKECQFEVDVCHSNPCANGATCVEVEESFKCLCLPSYEGVRCEIDVNSCEENWTKFQGNCYLHFSERMTWLEAEQQCRDINAHLVSIITPEEQAFINSYAQDYQWIGLNDKTVENDFRWSDGTPLQYENWRPNQPDNYFNSGEDCVVMIWHENGQWNDVPCNYHLPFTCKTGPVTCDQPPKVENARMFGNKKDRYQVNSIIRYQCSENFTQRHLPVIRCMADGQWEKPQVQCIAKVRSGLQKESSGHHSHKSNTTTSEKHL